One stretch of Pomacea canaliculata isolate SZHN2017 linkage group LG11, ASM307304v1, whole genome shotgun sequence DNA includes these proteins:
- the LOC112574891 gene encoding zinc finger protein 184-like, translated as MSAINNQVQVSCMRSIKTEPRSVGDLQEDLKDNVILKTESAFCSDTDMTYCSPISCMQVENISAPAYIKPDHAWNIPESNWKHEDAVKLELNPQDSYCIKTEQVPGEKLRPIKAESAAHIEQSDCSHENAVKVEYHCQDVTCSIKTEQDPVQCAKTEEQLVFKQEQDHTHMVKTETGWPGPHAETVAEVTIDTATEIQKKQVMIHSDLKDYSCTSCSVVVCQDHTHMVKTETGWPGQYAMWHENCQEMSVARCITPEVTDIMRENQHQTTPTVTEVPINAETEIHKKQMMIHSVLKAYGCSPCSVLLERIDTLKEQKEANSNKRSHHSVERPHKCNVCDAAFKTLDVLKKHMLTHSNVRPHQCTLCPLACKRLDHLKQHMLTHSNVRTHQCSICNKAFLWPSNLKEHMVTHRDERPHQCSICNGAFKLSGNLKKHMGTHKDERPHQCSICNSAFKLSIYLKKHMVTHKDERPHQCSICNRAFKLSRYLKVHMLNHSDERPHQCCVCHLAFKTTGSLKQHMVNHWDVKPCPCRVCRKMFRRPFDLKMHMRTHRDVTSPVPSE; from the coding sequence ATGTCTGCCATAAACAATCAAGTGCAGGTCTCATGTATGCGCAGCATCAAGACTGAACCGAGGTCTGTAGGTGATCTACAAGAAGACCTAAAGGATAATGTAATACTTAAGACAGAAAGCGCATTTTGTTCTGATACAGATATGACATATTGCTCACCAATTAGCTGTATGCAGGTTGAAAACATTTCTGCTCCAGCTTACATAAAACCTGATCATGCTTGGAATATTCCTGAATCAAACTGGAAACATGAGGATGCTGTAAAACTGGAGCTTAATCCTCAAGATTCCTATTGTATTAAAACTGAGCAAGTTCCTGGTGAAAAACTTCGTCCCATAAAAGCCGAGAGTGCTGCACACATTGAGCAGTCAGATTGCAGTCATGAGAATGCTGTGAAAGTGGAGTACCACTGCCAAGATGTCACCTGTTCGATTAAGACTGAGCAGGATCCTGTGCAGTGTGCAAAGACAGAGGAGCAGCTTGTATTTAAGCAAGAACAAGATCATACTCACATggtgaagactgagacagggTGGCCTGGTCCGCATGCAGAGACTGTTGCGGAAGTAACCATTGATACAGCAACAGAAATCCAGAAGAAACAAGTGATGATCCATTCTGATTTAAAAGATTACAGTTGCACTTCATGTAGCGTTGTAGTATGTCAAGATCATACTCACATggtgaagactgagacagggTGGCCTGGTCAGTATGCAATGTGGCATGAGAATTGTCAAGAAATGAGTGTTGCTAGATGCATAACTCCTGAGGTGACAGATATTATGAGAGAAAATCAACATCAGACTACGCCAACTGTTACTGAAGTCCCCATTAATGCAGAAACAGAAATCCACAAGAAACAAATGATGATCCACTCTGTTTTGAAAGCTTACGGTTGTAGTCCATGTAGCGTTCTGTTAGAAAGAATAGATACTTTAAAAGAGCAGAAGGAAGCTAACAGTAATAAGAGATCTCACCACAGTGTTGAAAGACCTCACAAGTGTAATGTATGTGATGcagcttttaaaacattagatgttttaaaaaagcacatgttgacccacagtaatgttagacctcaccagtgtactTTATGTCCTTTAGCTTGCAAAAGATTAGAccatttaaaacagcacatgttgacccacagtaatGTTAGaactcaccagtgcagtatatgtaataagGCTTTCCTGTGGCCAAGTAATTTAAAAGAACATATGGTGACCCACAgggatgagagacctcaccagtgcagtatatgtaatggGGCTTTCAAGTTGTcaggtaatttaaaaaaacatatgGGGACCCACAaggatgagagacctcaccagtgcagtatatgtaatagtgctttcaAGTTgtcaatttatttaaaaaagcatatGGTGACCCACAaggatgagagacctcaccagtgcagtatatgcaATAGGGCTTTCAAGTTGTCACGTTATTTAAAAGTACATATGCTGaaccacagtgatgagagacctcaccagtgttgtgtgtgtcatttAGCCTTCAAAACAACTGGTAGtctaaaacagcacatggtgaaTCACTGGGATGTGAAACCTTGCCCGTGCAGGGTTTGTAGGAAAATGTTTAGGCGGccatttgatttaaaaatgcacatgCGTACCCACAGGGATGTGACCTCACCAGTGCCATCTGAGTAG